From Psychrobacillus sp. FSL K6-2836, a single genomic window includes:
- a CDS encoding BglG family transcription antiterminator translates to MLEKRSLNTFYQLMKLQPAQQSSFIDKINLTERQFQYDVEKVNSFLFDMGIPPIRILGDRILIEQEVVDYWKGNGAGFVANQFSFEQVERVIIFLLYTFIRHEPLSNFHFQHLFGVSKNTVSSDVKRVNKFCVDFRVEVRYSREHGYHLKGTEEDKRNLMLKAISMLKIKSYAHEKFTFIFQQQQLQNQYDNYQQVLKDFEQQYSFAFTEDRLDEFIYLLQMIHIRQQQQKRVQIFPDTVSFLENQQAFLVSTLIQQRLGHTTNREEVAFLTIQLLGICQGEVSPVRTDALFAITEQIIVNFERYACIQLLDRNKAMETLYLHFKPAYYRMLFKIPITNVLLDDIKEEHRDLFIVVKEVLKPIEEMLNIKIPEDEIGFLTLHFGGLLELDSESSEKVYRALIVCPNGVSSSLMLENQLRSLFPQFKWTSSFSSYDFQHLEDTEYDLVFSTVVLKTRKPLFIIRAIMSEMEKKELVQTVEGLTLQQSYHNPTSDELIRIIRQYADIKQPEQLKSALQQALFKNDHLNIGRKQPVLKDLLIEENIQFMHEIGDWKNAIKKVAEPLLSNDSITNQYVEVMIENVETMGPYIIIGEQVAIPHARPEFGVKKLGMSLLKLSEPTYLLGEEQNKVEIFICLAAIDNQTHLKALAQLTTLLSDPEKLELLKKAEKKEDILNLVVEFSEL, encoded by the coding sequence ATGTTGGAGAAACGAAGCCTGAATACTTTTTATCAATTGATGAAATTGCAACCGGCGCAACAATCCTCTTTTATCGACAAGATAAACTTAACTGAACGTCAGTTTCAATATGATGTAGAAAAAGTTAATAGCTTCTTATTCGACATGGGGATACCTCCCATTAGAATTTTGGGCGACCGAATCTTGATAGAACAAGAGGTTGTCGATTATTGGAAGGGAAATGGAGCAGGCTTTGTAGCAAATCAATTTTCTTTTGAGCAGGTAGAGCGTGTAATCATATTCCTATTATATACCTTCATCCGACATGAACCTCTTTCCAATTTTCACTTTCAACATTTGTTTGGCGTTAGTAAGAATACAGTCAGTTCAGATGTGAAGCGAGTTAATAAGTTTTGTGTGGATTTCCGTGTTGAAGTACGCTATTCACGGGAACACGGATATCATTTAAAAGGGACGGAAGAGGATAAACGAAACTTAATGCTTAAGGCGATTTCCATGTTAAAGATTAAATCATATGCTCATGAGAAATTTACATTTATATTTCAGCAGCAACAATTGCAGAATCAGTACGATAACTACCAACAAGTATTGAAGGATTTTGAACAGCAATATTCATTTGCGTTCACAGAAGACAGGTTGGATGAATTTATCTATTTGCTTCAAATGATCCATATTCGCCAACAACAACAAAAACGGGTGCAAATTTTTCCGGATACAGTGAGTTTTTTGGAAAATCAACAGGCTTTCTTGGTATCTACATTGATACAACAGCGCTTGGGACATACAACTAATCGGGAAGAGGTTGCATTTTTGACAATTCAACTCCTCGGCATATGCCAAGGGGAGGTTAGCCCTGTAAGGACTGATGCACTGTTTGCTATTACGGAACAAATCATTGTTAACTTTGAACGGTATGCATGTATTCAATTATTAGATAGAAACAAGGCAATGGAAACACTATATTTACATTTCAAGCCAGCTTACTACCGTATGCTCTTTAAAATACCAATTACAAATGTATTGCTTGATGATATTAAGGAAGAGCATAGAGACTTGTTTATTGTTGTAAAAGAAGTACTCAAACCGATTGAAGAAATGTTAAATATTAAGATACCAGAAGATGAGATTGGCTTCCTAACCCTCCATTTTGGTGGATTACTTGAACTAGATAGTGAAAGCTCGGAGAAAGTATATAGAGCTTTAATCGTATGCCCAAATGGGGTTAGTTCTAGTTTAATGTTGGAAAATCAATTAAGATCACTTTTTCCACAATTTAAGTGGACTTCATCGTTTTCATCCTATGACTTTCAACATCTTGAAGATACAGAGTATGATCTTGTATTTTCCACTGTTGTACTGAAAACAAGAAAACCATTATTTATAATTAGAGCAATTATGAGTGAAATGGAAAAGAAGGAACTAGTACAAACAGTAGAAGGGCTTACGCTCCAACAGTCATACCATAATCCAACTTCAGATGAATTAATAAGAATTATCCGTCAGTATGCGGATATCAAACAACCTGAGCAGTTAAAAAGCGCATTGCAGCAGGCATTGTTTAAAAACGATCACTTGAATATAGGGAGGAAACAACCAGTGTTAAAAGATTTATTAATCGAAGAAAATATTCAGTTTATGCATGAAATAGGTGATTGGAAAAATGCTATTAAGAAGGTAGCGGAACCTTTATTATCAAATGATTCCATTACAAATCAGTATGTAGAGGTCATGATTGAGAACGTAGAAACGATGGGGCCATATATTATCATTGGCGAACAAGTTGCGATTCCTCATGCACGCCCGGAGTTCGGCGTGAAAAAATTAGGGATGAGCTTGTTGAAACTATCAGAACCTACTTACTTGTTAGGTGAAGAGCAAAACAAAGTGGAAATATTCATTTGTTTAGCTGCTATTGATAACCAAACACATTTAAAAGCTTTGGCTCAATTGACTACCTTGTTGAGTGATCCCGAAAAACTAGAACTTTTAAAGAAGGCTGAGAAAAAAGAAGATATTCTAAACTTAGTTGTAGAGTTTTCTGAACTATAA
- a CDS encoding glycine betaine ABC transporter substrate-binding protein: MTLAKKITGLGAVALLSLGLAACGDTEETNDSTSKESNTSSVGESLNYKITGIDPGAGIMEATERAITDYELDEWDLVSGSSAAMTASLKKAYDSEEPIVVTGWTPHWKFAEYDLKYLEDPKGSYGGEEEIHTIGRTGLQEEMPEAHQVLSNFNWSEDDMGEVMIAIKDGEKPEVAAQAWVDSNPEKVAAWTDGIEKVDGDKIKLAYVAWDSEIASTNVMSIVLAGLGYDVTMLQVEAGPMWTAIADGSADASLAGWLPLTHATYAEKFDGKFEDLGTSMTGVKIGLVVPAYMDITSIEDLKK; encoded by the coding sequence ATGACATTAGCAAAAAAAATAACAGGTCTTGGAGCAGTTGCATTACTTTCATTGGGGTTAGCAGCATGTGGTGATACAGAAGAGACAAATGATTCAACATCTAAGGAATCAAATACAAGTTCAGTTGGAGAGTCACTTAACTACAAAATTACGGGCATCGATCCTGGAGCTGGAATTATGGAAGCAACAGAACGAGCTATTACAGATTATGAATTAGATGAGTGGGACCTTGTAAGTGGTTCAAGTGCTGCAATGACAGCATCTTTAAAGAAAGCATATGATTCGGAAGAGCCAATTGTCGTAACAGGTTGGACTCCTCACTGGAAATTTGCTGAATATGATTTGAAATATCTTGAAGATCCAAAAGGTTCATATGGTGGGGAAGAAGAAATTCACACGATTGGTCGTACTGGATTACAAGAAGAAATGCCAGAAGCTCATCAAGTCCTTTCCAATTTCAACTGGTCAGAGGATGATATGGGTGAAGTTATGATTGCTATTAAAGACGGTGAAAAACCAGAAGTAGCTGCACAAGCTTGGGTAGATTCAAATCCCGAGAAAGTTGCAGCATGGACGGATGGTATTGAAAAAGTCGACGGCGACAAAATCAAACTTGCATACGTGGCATGGGATAGTGAAATTGCCAGTACAAACGTTATGAGCATAGTATTAGCGGGCCTAGGATATGACGTAACAATGCTTCAAGTGGAAGCAGGTCCAATGTGGACAGCCATTGCAGACGGTAGTGCAGACGCATCTCTTGCTGGATGGTTACCATTAACACATGCTACGTATGCTGAAAAATTCGATGGTAAATTTGAAGACCTTGGCACAAGCATGACAGGTGTGAAAATTGGCTTAGTTGTTCCAGCATATATGGACATCACATCTATTGAAGATTTGAAAAAATAA
- a CDS encoding ABC transporter permease, which produces MDELLPRLPFADWIDTGVDWLVDTFGNGLDGFADVLEGVVEGSVDILDMVPSILLAFIFALIAGLISTRKIAFFSLIGLLFIDYLGYWYPMLQMLTLVLTSVIFALVIGIPIGILSSQKAGVRKVVNPILDLMQTMPAFVYLIPAIFFFNIGVVPGVVASVIFAMPPTIRLTMLGIQQVPKDLIEATEAFGSTTWQRLFKVQIPLAKPTIMAGVNQSIMLSLSMVVIASMVGAPGLGEEVYRSVTQLKTGVGVETGLSIVIVAIILDRITQYAGNRKKKLGGNTL; this is translated from the coding sequence ATGGATGAACTATTACCTCGCCTCCCTTTTGCAGATTGGATTGACACTGGAGTTGATTGGTTAGTAGATACGTTTGGGAATGGCCTAGACGGATTTGCTGATGTATTAGAAGGTGTAGTAGAAGGCTCAGTAGATATATTGGACATGGTTCCTTCTATATTACTAGCTTTCATCTTTGCTTTAATAGCTGGGCTAATTTCTACGAGAAAGATCGCTTTCTTTTCTCTAATTGGTCTACTATTCATCGATTATTTAGGATATTGGTATCCGATGCTTCAAATGTTAACGCTAGTATTGACTTCGGTTATCTTCGCGTTAGTGATTGGTATTCCTATAGGGATTCTTAGTTCACAAAAAGCGGGTGTTCGAAAGGTAGTAAATCCAATATTGGATTTAATGCAAACAATGCCTGCGTTTGTATATTTAATACCAGCGATTTTCTTTTTCAACATTGGCGTTGTACCGGGAGTTGTAGCATCGGTAATTTTTGCTATGCCTCCTACAATTCGTTTAACGATGTTAGGGATTCAGCAAGTACCAAAAGATCTAATAGAAGCAACAGAAGCATTTGGTTCAACGACGTGGCAGCGGTTGTTTAAAGTACAAATTCCACTAGCGAAACCCACTATTATGGCTGGAGTGAACCAAAGTATTATGTTATCTCTATCGATGGTAGTAATTGCTTCGATGGTAGGAGCACCAGGGCTTGGTGAAGAGGTTTACCGCTCTGTTACTCAATTGAAAACTGGAGTTGGCGTAGAAACGGGACTATCTATCGTAATCGTAGCTATAATTTTGGATAGAATCACACAATACGCTGGAAATAGAAAGAAAAAACTAGGGGGAAATACATTATGA
- a CDS encoding quaternary amine ABC transporter ATP-binding protein: MSEEYINKKIVVKDTTKIFGKSSGRAIQLLKDGKSKSEILQATGATVGVKQVSFDVNEGEIFVIMGLSGSGKSTLVRLLNRLIDPTMGQILLDGKDIVQMNKEQLRDVRRKKIGMVFQNFALFPHKTIVENTEYGLEIQGVSKKERNEKAIESLRLVGLAGYEDQYPKQLSGGMQQRVGLARALANNPDILLMDEAFSALDPLIRKDMQNELLQLHHDMQKTIIFITHDLDEALRIGDRIALMKDGEIVQIGSPEEILMSPSNEYVERFVEDVDLSKVLTAGHIMKKADTVKVDRGPRVALRLMKQLGISSIYVVDNANRLLGAVTAQDTVEAIESEKSLNDVIISDLPMISPDTVLTELFDVVSTASIPVAVINEEQKLQGIIIRGALIGALSGDNEFINKDGTMDSEEQPITEVV, from the coding sequence ATGAGTGAGGAATATATTAATAAAAAAATAGTAGTAAAAGACACTACGAAGATTTTTGGTAAAAGTAGTGGGCGTGCTATACAGTTGCTGAAAGATGGCAAATCTAAAAGTGAAATTTTGCAAGCAACTGGTGCAACGGTTGGTGTAAAACAAGTGTCATTCGATGTTAATGAAGGTGAAATTTTCGTCATAATGGGTTTATCCGGAAGTGGTAAATCTACATTAGTTAGACTGTTAAATAGATTAATAGATCCAACGATGGGACAAATATTACTGGATGGTAAGGACATCGTTCAGATGAATAAAGAACAGCTTCGCGATGTAAGACGGAAGAAAATTGGAATGGTATTTCAAAACTTTGCCCTCTTTCCGCATAAAACAATCGTAGAAAATACTGAGTATGGCTTAGAAATCCAAGGGGTTTCTAAAAAAGAACGAAACGAAAAAGCAATAGAATCATTAAGACTTGTTGGTCTTGCTGGATATGAGGATCAGTATCCTAAACAACTAAGTGGAGGTATGCAACAGCGTGTTGGACTTGCTAGAGCTCTGGCAAATAATCCGGATATATTACTTATGGATGAAGCGTTTAGTGCATTAGATCCCCTTATTCGAAAAGATATGCAAAACGAGTTACTTCAGCTTCATCATGATATGCAAAAAACTATAATTTTTATCACACATGATTTAGATGAAGCTCTTCGCATTGGTGATCGTATAGCACTGATGAAGGACGGAGAAATCGTTCAAATTGGGTCACCTGAGGAAATTCTGATGAGCCCATCCAACGAATATGTTGAACGATTCGTGGAAGATGTCGACTTATCCAAAGTACTAACTGCTGGTCATATCATGAAAAAAGCCGATACGGTAAAAGTTGACCGCGGTCCTCGAGTAGCACTTCGATTGATGAAACAATTAGGTATTTCTTCTATATATGTAGTAGATAATGCGAATCGCTTATTAGGAGCTGTAACAGCACAGGATACTGTAGAAGCAATCGAATCAGAGAAGTCGCTAAATGATGTCATTATTTCCGACCTTCCGATGATCTCACCGGATACGGTTCTCACGGAGTTATTTGATGTAGTATCAACCGCAAGCATTCCTGTGGCAGTTATCAATGAGGAACAAAAGCTGCAAGGGATTATTATACGTGGTGCACTTATCGGTGCATTATCTGGTGATAATGAATTTATAAATAAAGATGGAACGATGGATTCCGAAGAGCAACCGATTACGGAGGTGGTTTAA